In the Sulfurovum xiamenensis genome, CACTTCATCAATATAAAGATTATTACCATCGATCATAATCTCTGTGAGTGCCATAGGGTGGTTAAAACCAAAGTCAAGACCGTATCTGTGTATCTCTGCATCTTTTGGCAATGAATCAATGATCTTGTAGTCTGTATAAATAAGTCCTTTAAGTACACCCCACTTACCAAGTGCATAGATATCATAATATGTTTTATTGGTTATTTTTAGGCTTTCAAGAATACGGACATACTCACTGTCAATGAATCTATTGTCCATGTATGTAGTATGAAGTATGGTTGCATTTGCATCTTTATTGTCAAAGAAACGTACTTTTAGCCAGTGTGTTGATGAGATAGGGTTGAAGCTTAGAATGATCTGCTTGTAGTTAGTTAAATGTTCACCCCTTAGCCTGAGGTCAAGCTGTGTGAAGTCATCCAGTGTAAGTTCAGATGCTTCTTCTATCCATATGGCTGTAACATCCTTGATGGATTTCATCTTCTCTTTGTTATCAAGGCCTCTGAATATGATCGTGCTGTTATTTGGACACTTGATGGTCATCTCACCGGTGGGTGATTCAGAGTAGTGAAAAAGATGGTCCACACCCATTGATTTAATGGCACCGATGATCTCATCCCTGGCACTGTCTCTGAGTGTCTTTTCAACCTTTCTGACCACAAGAAACCTATGATTACTTTCTGTGAGTAACCTAAATACGATCTTTTGTGCTACGAATACGGATTTACCGCTACCTGCACCACCGTATAAAACCAAGTACCTTGATACATTATAATAGTAGGGAACGTAAACATCATTGGTTATGTTTGGCAGTCCAGACAGGTCAATCCTTGCGCTCACCGTCTACCTTTGGCATACCTACCACGATGATGTCGTTGTTCTTTTGTGAGTTGTCCTTTTCATAAATTCCTAAATGTTTTCCAAGTATCTCATAGGCTTTTAAACGGTTATTTTCATGCTCCCCTAGTACTGCTATGTCTCTAATTCCGTTCACCACAAAATCAACCGTTATTTCGTTTCTATCGCGTACTTCTTTTTGTTTCTCTGATATAAAATTAGCTATGTGAGGTTTCGTGAGGTT is a window encoding:
- a CDS encoding PBSX family phage terminase large subunit yields the protein MSARIDLSGLPNITNDVYVPYYYNVSRYLVLYGGAGSGKSVFVAQKIVFRLLTESNHRFLVVRKVEKTLRDSARDEIIGAIKSMGVDHLFHYSESPTGEMTIKCPNNSTIIFRGLDNKEKMKSIKDVTAIWIEEASELTLDDFTQLDLRLRGEHLTNYKQIILSFNPISSTHWLKVRFFDNKDANATILHTTYMDNRFIDSEYVRILESLKITNKTYYDIYALGKWGVLKGLIYTDYKIIDSLPKDAEIHRYGLDFGFNHPMALTEIMIDGNNLYIDEVFYRSEATTSEMIRTVKQTHPHIMSILGRADAAEPDRIKELRSAGFNVTKAIKNVAAGIDKVKSYNIYVTKNSTNIINEFNLYSWKLDKADNPLDEPIKLNDDAMDSIRYAVFTEKPLQIKPTLNTHAFF
- a CDS encoding terminase small subunit — encoded protein: MSKLTQKQKRFCEEYLIDLNATQAAIRAGYSENTAKEMGYENLTKPHIANFISEKQKEVRDRNEITVDFVVNGIRDIAVLGEHENNRLKAYEILGKHLGIYEKDNSQKNNDIIVVGMPKVDGERKD